Part of the Candidatus Zixiibacteriota bacterium genome is shown below.
TATATTTAGCTGTTTATGATGTGCGGGGATGTATGGCAACCACAAGATTTGGCATGCCTGAACGTATACCTGTTGTGAAACCTCAAGTAAGTTCCTGAAAAAGATTTCTATTGACTGATGCATCAAATTATCTTAATTTTATTACTAAGATACCTGTATTAAACTCTACAATAGGAAGGGAATTATGAAGCATATTGAAGTAATAATCGATCAGCAGATAAAAAAATGGGAACTCGATAAAAAGCATCCGGTTGAGGATGAAACTAAACCATTAAAACCCGGACCTATTATTACTATTTCCCGTCAGAGAGGTTCGGGGGGAAGCATCATTGCGCAAAGGCTGGCAGAACTTACCGGTTTTGCCGTTATTAATCGCGAAATTATCGATCAAATCAGCCAGGAAATCGGCACCCAGAAACGTTTAGTGGAAACCCTTGATGAGGCTGACCGCTCGAATTTTGAGTTGTGGGTTGATGGCATATTTCGAGGACGAATTGTCGATTCATCCGATTACAATCGAAGCCTGATTAAAATTA
Proteins encoded:
- a CDS encoding cytidylate kinase-like family protein; amino-acid sequence: MKHIEVIIDQQIKKWELDKKHPVEDETKPLKPGPIITISRQRGSGGSIIAQRLAELTGFAVINREIIDQISQEIGTQKRLVETLDEADRSNFELWVDGIFRGRIVDSSDYNRSLIKIIGAITHHGKTIIVGRGANFIVGNKNAFNVRIVADYQFRIDSLVKRRKLNSEQAKEEIEANDQQRKKFIKKHFDRDINDYSAYDLIINSANLEIDKIAGLILNAYPQKTYQGN